The sequence GAAATCGACCCTCCCTGGCCGGAAGGGGCCAAGGAGCAGCCGAAAGACGGTCGCAGCCTGGCCGGCATGCCCGAAATGCCGCGCCCGCCAGTGTGGCCCCAAGGCAATGGGCAGCCCATTTTTTACGACGCGGTCTATCGCAATGACCCAGTGCGAGCCGTGGCGGTGTTGCGCGACCTCTATTATCACGGGCAGCACCGGCAGGTGTTGGTCATCGTGGCCGAAAGCATGGGCAAGCGGCTGGCGGCCGAAACCGCCGCTCAGCGCCAGGAGGTCCTGCGTGATGCACGCATGCTGGCCTTGGTGGCGTTACTGGTCTGGTGGGGAGTGACCTGGGCCTTGCGGCCCCTGGTGCGCCTGCGCAATGACATCCGCTCGCGCCGCCAGGACGACCTCACGGCGCTGGATGCTTCACGCGTGCCTAGCGAAGTCGCGCCGCTGGTCGAAGCCGTCAACTACCACATTGCCCGCCATCGTCACGTCATCGACGGACAGGCGCAATTCCTGGCGGACGCCTCGCATCAATTGCGTACCCCGCTGGCCATCATGCTCACGCAGGCGCAATACGCCTTGCGCGAGCGCGACCCGGCGCGTGCGCAGGAGGGCTTGCGCGCCATCGTCGACCAGTTGGGCCGTACTCGCCGTTTGACAGAGCAGTTGCTGTCCCTGGCGCATGCCAACCAGGCCGAGGTCACGCCACGGCAGGTACTCGATCTGAACGATCTGGCGCGCGGGGTCGTGCTGCAGTATCTGCCTCTTGCCCACGAAAAACGCCAGGATCTGGGCTGGGTCGATGCGCGCGGCGAAGACACCGCTCGTGAGGACTTCGGGCAGGTGGTGGTACCGGTGATGGGCAGCGAGGCAGAACTGCACGAGTTGCTCTCAAATCTCGTGCACAACGCCATCAACTATGCCCCGCCAGGCGCGCGGATCACAGTTTCCGTGGTCAAAAAAGCCGATCGGGCAGAAGTCATCGTCGCCGATAACGGCCCGGGCATCGACCCCGTGTTGCGTGCCCGGGCCTTTGCCCGTTTTGACCGCATTGGCGGTGAGCGCTCGGCCGCCTCTTCGGGCACGGGTCTGGGCCTGGCTATCGCGCGTGGCTTTGCGCGGCGCAACGATGGTGACATCGACCTCTGCGATGGTGAACCGAACGAGCAGGGCGGACACGGCCTGGCTGCCGTTTTCTGGATGCCCATAATCGATGTGGCGATCTCCCCGACAGGCCCTGACAGCCGTCCCTGACGTAAAACATGCTGAATCTGCCTAGGGATAACCCCGGGATTCAGGAGCCCGACAGTCAATAGAAAGCGGATTAGCAGCTTCGCTTCGTATTCTGCGTGCCGGTCCCATTGAAAACGGGACAGGCCGCGCTCGCTTTTGGGGCGCAGGCGGATCAACCGCGCCCAGGGCGCGCGAGGAGCAAGCGTGGACTTATCTAGTTATAAAAAGGACTACTACGGGGCGTGTTGATGGTGCTGGTCGGCCTTGGGCCGTGTATGCCGGTACTGACTACCATCTGGGCACGTTGTCCCACATGGGTCCGGGGTTTTTCCCCGCAGCAGTAGGCGCTCTGTTGGCTTTTGTCGGTTTGTTGATTGCCATGTCGGCACGTGCCAAGGGCGCGGCGGACCTTGGCAAAGAGGCGCCCGAGACGCCGGAGCCGGCTGGGCATAACCACGCATTTCCGGACATCCGTGGCAGCGTCTGCATTCTGTTGGGCATTCTCGCGTTTCTGCTCCTCGGTGAGTGGGGAGGCCTTCTGCCGGCCACGTTCGCCATCGTGTTCATCTCCGCGCTGGGTGATCGCACCAACACGTTGAAACAGGCTTTGTTCCTGTCCTTGTCGATGTGCGCGATCGCCGTCGTTGTCTTCTGGTGGGCGCTGCAACTGCAGCTGCCGCTGTTTCGCTGGGGTTGAGCACCATGATCATGCAATCTTTGACTGACCTCTGGTACGGGTTCGGTGTCGCGTTCCAGTGGCACAACCTGATGTGGTCGTTTTTTGGCGTGCTGGTGGGTAACCTTATTGGCGTGCTGCCCGGTATGGGCGCGCTGTCGGCTATCTCCATCCTGCTGCCGCTGACCTACGTCATGCAGCCGGTGCCAGCGATTCTGATGCTGGCCGGTATTTTCTACGGTTCGCAGTACGGGGGCGCGATCGGCGCAATTCTGCTGAACCTGCCCTCGCACCCGCCGCATGCCGTGACTTGCCTGGACGGCTATCCATTGACCAAGCAGGGCAAAGGCGGGACAGCGCTTGGCATCACGATGATCTGTTCGTTCTTTGCCGCCTCCATCGGCATCATCGTGATGGTCTTCGCGTCGCCGTTGCTGGTCGAGGTGGCATTCAAATTCGGCCCGACCGAAATCTTCTCCATCATGCTGCTGGGCCTGCTGGCCGGCGCCACCATGTCGCGCGGTTCGCCGCTGCGGGGCGTGGCCATGACACTGTTTGGCCTGCTGTGCGGCGTGGTCGGAACCGACGTGAACACGGGCACGATCCGTTTTTCATTCGGTCTGCTGGATCTGTCCGATGGGCTGGAGCTGGTGGCCATTTCGATGGGCCTGTTCGGCGTGGCCGACTTCCTGATGAGCGTCAATCGCATGGCCTCGATCAGCACCGGCGCCAAGCTGCGTGTGCGGGATATGCGGCCATCCAAAGCCGAGATGAAGGAAGCCTTCATGCCCATGGTGCGGGGCACGCTGGTCGGCACGCTGTTTGGCGCCATGCCTGGCACGGGCCCGACCATCACGACCTTCATCGCCTATGCGCTCGAGCGCAAGGTTTCCAAAACACCTGAAAAATTCGGCACGGGCATGATCGCGGGGGTTGCCGCGCCCGAAGCCTCTTCGCACTCCAAAACGCAGGTCGACTTCATTCCGACGATGAGCCTGGGCATCCCTGGCGATGCGGTGATGGCCCTCATTCTTGGTGCGTTGCTCATTCAGGGTATCCAGCCAGGTCCCCAGCTCATTACTGAGCATCCGGACATCTTCTGGGGGCTGATCGCCAGTTTCTGGGTGGGCAACGTGTTGTTGATGGTGCTCAACGTCCCGCTCATCGGCGTATGGGTCAAGTTGCTGCAGGTGCCTTATCGCTATCTGTTTCCGTCTGCGTTGTTCTTCATTGCAGTGGGGGTATTCAGTACGCAGAACAGCTTGTTCCAGATATGGGAAGTGCTGGCATTCGGTGTGATCGGCGCATTTTTGATGTTCCTGGATTTCTCGGTCGCGCCTATCTTGTTGGGCTTTGTGCTGGGGCCGATGGTCGAGGAAAACTTCCGCCGGGCCTTGCTGCTGTCGCGGGGCGACATGATGATTTTTGTGGAGCGGCCCATCAGTGCCTGGTTCATCGGGGCCAGTGCCCTGCTGATTCTCGCGCAGATCTGGGCTTTCGCACGGCGCAACCGCAAAAAGCCGCAAACGGCTCAAACAGCGGCCTGAAGATAATACGGTTCAGCGTGTGGGGCGGCCTTGGTGCCGCCCTTTTTTTTGGTTCATCGAGGAATACCGGGGAATGCAGACCGGATCTTGAGGAAGAAGTACTCCTGATCGCGGTAGCCGTAGGCGCGGCGCTTGATGACTTTGATGGTGTTGTTGATGCCCTCGACGATGCTGGTGTTGAGCCGGTGGCGACAGCGAGACAGAATCCCGTGCAGATAGGCTTTTAGCTTGAGCGCGAAGTGAGCCAAGGCGGCGATGCCGCTGCCCCGAGCCTGTTGCAGCCAGTGATCCCATGCCTGGCGGGCGTAGCCGGGGTGTTGGTAGAACCACAGCTGTTTGAGCTCATCGCGCATCAGATAAGCGGTGAGCAAGGGCTGGTTGGCCTGGAGCAACTCGTCCAACTTTACCGATTGGCACGGATCGAGGTTTTTGCGATTGCGCAGCAGTAGCCAGCGACTGGACTTGATCACCCGGCGGGCCGGCTTGTCGTGCCGCAACTGGTTCGCTTGGTCTACACGCACCCGGTCTATCACTTCACGGCCGTACTTGGCCACGACGTGGAACAGGTCGTAGACGATCTCGGCGTTGGGGCAGTTGGCCTGGATCTCCAGCTCATAGGCCGTCGTCATGTCGATCGCTACGGCCCGGATCTGCTGGGCAACCCCAGTTGGCAGTTGTTCGAAGAAGGCTCTGGCCGTCTCGCGCGAGCGGCCATCACCGATCCATAGCACCTGACGGCGGATCGGATCGACAACGACCGTGGCATAACGATGGCCCTTGTGTAGAGCGAACTCGTCCATCGCTAGGTAGTGGATCTGGCTCCAGTCCGGCTCTTGGATCGCCCGTCGCAGCAGGGCCTTGTCCAGCGCCTTGACCGTGTGCCAACCCAGTTGGAAGAAGCGCGCCACGGCCAGAATGTTGCTGGACTCAAGCAACTGGCTGACCGCCTCGGCCAGCCGGTCGGTCACTCGCTGGTAACGGCCCAGCCAGCTCAGCCTCTCCAGATGCGGTCCACCGCACTGCTCGCACCAGACCCGCCGACGCGGCACTACCAGCGTCACTCGCAGCGCCATTAGCGGCAGATCCCGCACCCGGCGCGTGGTCGTCTCATGCACCTGCCGACATCGGTTGCCGCAGTGCTCGCAGTGCATCGTTCGCGCTGAAGGCTTCAGGTAAATCGTGACCGTCCGGCTCTCACCTTCAGGCCACACGACCCGCTCCACCCGATAACCTTCCCACCCACCCAACCTCTCGATCGTCTTGCGGTCCAGCATGATCCCGGCCTTGATCCTTGAAAAATCAAGGATCAAGCGTAACGGCAATCAAGCACGGCTCCACGCTATTCCGCGATGAACCTTTTTTTGCCTGCGCTAGCGGCTCACGGGCTTCAATCCCATGCGCTCATAGCTCGGTGGCAGGCGTTCGAACAGGAAGTCAAGAAAGGCCGCACGGCCGGAATCATTCCGCGCCGCGAGGGGTAGATGCAATGCACGATGCCTTCGGGCGAGCGCCAGTCCGGCAGCACCGGCACCAGTTCGCCCCGGCGTAACTCCGCCTCCGTGGCCGCCGAAGGCAGCAGCGCCACCCCGCGTCCCCGGACGGCAGCCTCGGTAAGCACGATGAAATCATTGCAGCAAAGGCGGGGGGCCACCGTGATGGCGCGTTCTTGGCCTTGACCATCGTGCAACGACCAGATGACTTCGGTTTGCGGGTCGTTGAAGCTGAGTGTGTTGTGCTGGACCAAGGCTTCGGGCGACTCCGGGGTACCGTGACGCTGCAAGTAAGCCGGACTGGCCACCAGTGTGCTGGTGGCCGCGCCCAGTTGCCGCACCACCAGTTCGGCATCGGTATCCAGCTTGGTGCGCACGCGCAGCGCCAGGTCGACACCTTCGCTGATCAGGTCGACCCACCGGTTCGTCGCCAGCATTTGAATGGATACCTCGGGCCAGGTATCCAGAAATTCGGGCAACAAGGGGGCGAGCAACTGCTGCGCAATGGAGATCGGACAGCTTACGATCACCGGGCCCGCCGGCTGCGTCTGCATTTGCCGCATGGCTTCATCGGCC comes from Bordetella holmesii ATCC 51541 and encodes:
- a CDS encoding his Kinase A domain protein, with product MLGIRALLISLLLPGVILLLVIDSLNDYRTLSAITNEAYDSALLEPARVLESSLEFHPDGSLQVATPLYAQVMLESRVGLRKYFRIEEIDPPWPEGAKEQPKDGRSLAGMPEMPRPPVWPQGNGQPIFYDAVYRNDPVRAVAVLRDLYYHGQHRQVLVIVAESMGKRLAAETAAQRQEVLRDARMLALVALLVWWGVTWALRPLVRLRNDIRSRRQDDLTALDASRVPSEVAPLVEAVNYHIARHRHVIDGQAQFLADASHQLRTPLAIMLTQAQYALRERDPARAQEGLRAIVDQLGRTRRLTEQLLSLAHANQAEVTPRQVLDLNDLARGVVLQYLPLAHEKRQDLGWVDARGEDTAREDFGQVVVPVMGSEAELHELLSNLVHNAINYAPPGARITVSVVKKADRAEVIVADNGPGIDPVLRARAFARFDRIGGERSAASSGTGLGLAIARGFARRNDGDIDLCDGEPNEQGGHGLAAVFWMPIIDVAISPTGPDSRP
- a CDS encoding tripartite tricarboxylate transporter TctB family protein; protein product: MAFVGLLIAMSARAKGAADLGKEAPETPEPAGHNHAFPDIRGSVCILLGILAFLLLGEWGGLLPATFAIVFISALGDRTNTLKQALFLSLSMCAIAVVVFWWALQLQLPLFRWG
- a CDS encoding tripartite tricarboxylate transporter TctA family protein codes for the protein MIMQSLTDLWYGFGVAFQWHNLMWSFFGVLVGNLIGVLPGMGALSAISILLPLTYVMQPVPAILMLAGIFYGSQYGGAIGAILLNLPSHPPHAVTCLDGYPLTKQGKGGTALGITMICSFFAASIGIIVMVFASPLLVEVAFKFGPTEIFSIMLLGLLAGATMSRGSPLRGVAMTLFGLLCGVVGTDVNTGTIRFSFGLLDLSDGLELVAISMGLFGVADFLMSVNRMASISTGAKLRVRDMRPSKAEMKEAFMPMVRGTLVGTLFGAMPGTGPTITTFIAYALERKVSKTPEKFGTGMIAGVAAPEASSHSKTQVDFIPTMSLGIPGDAVMALILGALLIQGIQPGPQLITEHPDIFWGLIASFWVGNVLLMVLNVPLIGVWVKLLQVPYRYLFPSALFFIAVGVFSTQNSLFQIWEVLAFGVIGAFLMFLDFSVAPILLGFVLGPMVEENFRRALLLSRGDMMIFVERPISAWFIGASALLILAQIWAFARRNRKKPQTAQTAA
- a CDS encoding transposase family protein, with amino-acid sequence MLDRKTIERLGGWEGYRVERVVWPEGESRTVTIYLKPSARTMHCEHCGNRCRQVHETTTRRVRDLPLMALRVTLVVPRRRVWCEQCGGPHLERLSWLGRYQRVTDRLAEAVSQLLESSNILAVARFFQLGWHTVKALDKALLRRAIQEPDWSQIHYLAMDEFALHKGHRYATVVVDPIRRQVLWIGDGRSRETARAFFEQLPTGVAQQIRAVAIDMTTAYELEIQANCPNAEIVYDLFHVVAKYGREVIDRVRVDQANQLRHDKPARRVIKSSRWLLLRNRKNLDPCQSVKLDELLQANQPLLTAYLMRDELKQLWFYQHPGYARQAWDHWLQQARGSGIAALAHFALKLKAYLHGILSRCRHRLNTSIVEGINNTIKVIKRRAYGYRDQEYFFLKIRSAFPGIPR
- a CDS encoding bacterial regulatory helix-turn-helix, lysR family protein, producing the protein MQDLNDLFYFSQVVDQGGFSAAARVLDLPKSRLSRRISQLEERLGVRLLQRTTRRLRLTTAGERYLHYCREMTSAARAADEAMRQMQTQPAGPVIVSCPISIAQQLLAPLLPEFLDTWPEVSIQMLATNRWVDLISEGVDLALRVRTKLDTDAELVVRQLGAATSTLVASPAYLQRHGTPESPEALVQHNTLSFNDPQTEVIWSLHDGQGQERAITVAPRLCCNDFIVLTEAAVRGRGVALLPSAATEAELRRGELVPVLPDWRSPEGIVHCIYPSRRGMIPAVRPFLTSCSNACHRAMSAWD